A genome region from Schlesneria paludicola DSM 18645 includes the following:
- a CDS encoding DUF3592 domain-containing protein translates to MPETKSAAKTTATKKSSVVVYLLLALFGLPFAAVGILCDFQVLQSGVKDLRVQFWKETPCTIVSADLLEEPGSEAILYRVKATYRYDFAGQNHVGTRVSVWEPVDSQKSFHERIYAILDEHRAAQKPFPCFVDPHDPTQAILFKDSQFWMVAMQTWMGLLFTAIGLGLISVVVASWRDEQWTSHDSQGPAWARRADWNAGEIRHSDRRASQVLVTGAFVPLIVGLPGAIIGVRELIHGGDAWAAVGFLPLGIGLLILRSGLRRWLRWQRYGDSIFQMASVPGVVGGCLTGVVRTERSVESDEGFRIQLTCTETARTSSDSDHQATSKVLWDDEQTIVKVVPLTDSDGIAIPVQFVIPYDQPSSNDDSKHDEVKWTMTVTSISPGANYRSEFVVPVFRTDRSRRDAKPDQTAMAQYAAPVESMAWLKSAKLTVEPLPEGGHRFIFPRSRNLGFAACMMFLQAIFSLVLVVLSYLYWHAAWPYVAGLFGFNLIYAVMDLLCFRSEIDVTSDGLTVRSGAFFIGADRQFDSGMIRKFATKFAGSAGNVAAVDLFCELNDGKRVLLAKRIIPARVADELVKQLTKELALPQQPNINGD, encoded by the coding sequence ATGCCCGAGACGAAGTCCGCGGCCAAGACGACCGCCACAAAGAAATCCTCGGTCGTTGTCTATTTGCTCTTGGCATTGTTCGGTCTGCCATTCGCCGCAGTGGGGATACTATGCGATTTTCAGGTCTTGCAGTCCGGAGTCAAAGATCTGCGTGTTCAATTCTGGAAAGAGACTCCGTGCACCATCGTGTCGGCGGATCTGCTTGAAGAACCGGGGTCAGAGGCGATTCTCTATCGGGTGAAGGCGACGTATCGATATGACTTTGCGGGCCAGAATCATGTGGGAACTCGCGTCTCAGTTTGGGAGCCCGTCGACAGTCAGAAGTCGTTTCACGAGCGAATCTACGCGATCTTAGACGAGCATCGCGCGGCGCAGAAGCCGTTCCCTTGCTTCGTCGATCCTCATGATCCCACTCAGGCGATTCTGTTCAAAGACAGTCAGTTCTGGATGGTTGCCATGCAGACCTGGATGGGCCTGTTATTCACGGCAATCGGGTTGGGATTGATCAGTGTCGTTGTGGCGAGTTGGAGGGACGAACAGTGGACATCGCACGACTCACAGGGGCCTGCGTGGGCCAGACGCGCGGATTGGAACGCGGGGGAAATCAGGCATTCTGATCGTCGTGCGTCGCAGGTTCTCGTCACTGGCGCGTTTGTGCCACTGATCGTTGGTCTGCCCGGCGCGATCATTGGCGTTCGGGAGCTGATTCACGGCGGGGATGCGTGGGCGGCTGTCGGATTCCTTCCTCTAGGGATTGGATTGCTAATCTTGCGGTCTGGGCTAAGGCGCTGGCTGCGTTGGCAACGGTACGGCGATTCGATCTTTCAGATGGCTTCGGTGCCAGGTGTCGTCGGTGGATGCCTGACGGGCGTCGTGAGGACGGAACGATCTGTCGAGTCTGACGAGGGATTCCGGATACAGCTCACCTGCACTGAAACGGCACGCACGTCATCGGATAGTGATCATCAGGCGACGTCCAAGGTGCTGTGGGATGACGAGCAAACGATTGTCAAAGTGGTCCCGCTGACCGACTCGGATGGAATTGCCATTCCCGTCCAGTTCGTGATTCCCTACGACCAGCCCTCGTCAAACGATGATTCGAAACATGACGAGGTGAAATGGACGATGACGGTGACCTCGATCTCGCCGGGGGCAAACTATCGCAGTGAGTTTGTGGTGCCCGTGTTTCGAACGGATCGTAGTCGTCGAGACGCCAAGCCGGATCAAACCGCGATGGCCCAGTATGCGGCTCCCGTCGAGTCGATGGCCTGGTTGAAGTCTGCGAAACTGACTGTTGAGCCCCTTCCGGAAGGCGGCCATCGATTCATTTTTCCGCGGTCACGGAATCTTGGATTTGCAGCATGCATGATGTTCCTTCAAGCGATTTTTTCCCTTGTGCTGGTCGTGCTCAGCTATCTGTACTGGCACGCGGCATGGCCGTATGTCGCCGGATTGTTCGGTTTCAATCTGATATATGCGGTGATGGATCTCTTATGCTTTCGAAGCGAGATCGACGTGACTTCGGATGGGCTGACGGTTCGGTCAGGGGCATTTTTTATTGGGGCCGATCGTCAATTCGACTCTGGGATGATCCGGAAATTCGCGACGAAATTTGCCGGTTCGGCGGGGAATGTGGCCGCAGTCGATCTCTTTTGCGAACTGAACGACGGGAAGCGCGTGCTGCTTGCCAAACGGATCATTCCCGCACGTGTCGCGGATGAGCTTGTGAAACAACTGACCAAAGAATTGGCCCTGCCCCAGCAACCAAATATTAATGGCGACTGA
- a CDS encoding cellulase family glycosylhydrolase: MTDVSPVLNRRDAVRIGTAALVGAFVSQSPPLAAAETAGPSLHVYPNYGWLRGFTVVPSWGARIEEAWWRYDGARFREEVALAATVHANCLRLWIDFTAWMADPEKVTGDFFDAVKAIDEQGMKTMPCLFNRWHDVQWDYGGQYLDDLTRDWRPKLEYVRTLVKPLVADHRILMWDLCNEPQAANLNEDWCKREYQWLLEVAATARECGARQPITIGTATVGGASNVDVFAPLCDVICAHPYAHTAGELHDLIARYQDTSQRHRKVLLVNETIPGCLNDQRRAEVAKFYTEMLSKAGLGWMGWALREGKAISTRRDRYDSNGINGEGFHPFFTSAGKLRDGLEFLCTKPTILPPWTAASGTR, from the coding sequence ATGACTGACGTGTCTCCTGTTCTCAATCGACGTGACGCGGTTCGGATCGGCACGGCGGCCCTGGTGGGGGCATTCGTGTCGCAGTCGCCGCCGCTTGCTGCCGCGGAAACAGCCGGACCATCACTGCACGTCTACCCCAACTATGGCTGGTTGCGCGGATTCACCGTCGTTCCGTCGTGGGGGGCTCGCATTGAAGAGGCGTGGTGGCGCTACGATGGGGCTCGGTTCCGGGAAGAAGTCGCGCTGGCCGCGACGGTCCATGCCAATTGTCTTCGATTGTGGATCGACTTTACGGCCTGGATGGCAGATCCCGAGAAGGTGACCGGAGATTTCTTTGATGCGGTCAAGGCGATCGACGAACAAGGGATGAAGACGATGCCCTGTCTGTTCAATCGATGGCATGATGTTCAATGGGACTATGGTGGGCAGTACCTGGACGACCTCACCCGAGACTGGCGCCCGAAACTGGAATATGTACGGACGCTGGTTAAACCTCTTGTGGCGGATCATCGGATCCTGATGTGGGATCTGTGCAACGAGCCCCAGGCGGCGAATCTCAATGAAGACTGGTGCAAACGGGAATATCAGTGGCTGCTCGAAGTCGCTGCGACCGCGCGCGAGTGTGGTGCACGTCAGCCGATCACCATCGGGACCGCGACAGTGGGAGGTGCCTCGAACGTCGACGTCTTTGCGCCTCTGTGTGATGTCATTTGTGCTCATCCTTATGCCCACACTGCGGGAGAGCTTCACGACTTGATCGCCCGGTATCAGGACACCAGTCAAAGGCACCGCAAAGTCCTGCTTGTCAACGAAACGATACCTGGTTGCCTCAATGACCAGCGACGAGCCGAGGTGGCAAAGTTCTATACGGAGATGCTCAGCAAAGCGGGGTTGGGATGGATGGGTTGGGCCTTGCGGGAAGGGAAAGCCATCTCGACTCGACGCGATCGATACGACAGCAACGGCATTAACGGCGAAGGCTTTCATCCGTTTTTCACGAGTGCTGGGAAGCTCCGCGATGGACTCGAGTTTCTTTGTACGAAGCCGACGATTCTGCCTCCCTGGACAGCGGCCAGTGGCACGCGCTGA
- a CDS encoding DUF1501 domain-containing protein: MAGLGSLSLPGLFRARTVTASEMKPQERTALIVVWLPGGASHIETYDPKPDAPSEFRGPFSTIPTNVEGLQICELLPRHAAIADRFTVLRSLVHTGFCHQQGTQQLFTGHEVRELRNRPDHPDFLSIAHRLRFDSRRTIPNYIGVPAVNYSGAAYLGPSYEPFAVTGDPNAPEFKVPNTAVSDQAKLDRLGDRLTLRKKFDLFRRDADRLGNMAAFDSFESQAWNMLSSPATGEAFDLSRESESTRDRYGRNLWGQRCLLARRLVEAGVDLVTVQFDGPLCGRIGNWDDHAVNHDVFAGMKHRTPYYDHAVCSLIEDLYDRGLDRRVMVVVLGEFGRTPKINYDVSTGEGTASAPAGTKQPGRDHWPRATSLIFAGGGIATGRVIGATDSRGEDVTDRIVGRGDFLATMYRHLGIDPEQVAFTDHSGRPIPIIQTGAAIPELVSAR, encoded by the coding sequence ATGGCGGGACTGGGAAGTCTGTCACTGCCGGGGTTGTTCCGTGCCCGCACCGTCACCGCGAGTGAGATGAAACCGCAGGAACGAACAGCACTCATTGTCGTCTGGTTGCCGGGCGGTGCCAGTCACATTGAGACATATGATCCAAAACCCGATGCCCCATCCGAGTTTCGCGGTCCCTTTTCAACCATTCCGACGAACGTCGAGGGTCTGCAGATTTGCGAGCTGCTGCCGCGGCACGCCGCCATTGCCGATCGGTTCACGGTACTACGTTCGCTGGTACATACGGGCTTTTGTCATCAACAAGGGACGCAACAACTGTTTACCGGGCACGAAGTTCGCGAACTGCGAAATCGCCCCGATCATCCAGATTTTTTGAGCATCGCCCATCGTTTGCGGTTTGACAGTCGGCGGACCATTCCGAATTACATCGGGGTTCCCGCCGTCAATTACTCAGGTGCTGCCTATCTGGGGCCCAGCTACGAGCCGTTTGCCGTGACGGGTGATCCGAACGCTCCTGAATTCAAAGTGCCCAATACGGCGGTGAGTGATCAGGCCAAACTGGATCGTCTGGGCGATCGTCTGACTCTGCGGAAGAAGTTCGACCTGTTTCGCCGCGACGCCGATCGATTGGGGAACATGGCGGCTTTCGATTCGTTCGAATCACAAGCCTGGAACATGCTTTCCAGTCCGGCAACGGGCGAAGCCTTCGATCTGTCAAGAGAAAGCGAATCCACGCGAGACCGTTACGGTCGGAACTTGTGGGGCCAGCGCTGCCTCTTGGCACGAAGGCTCGTCGAAGCCGGGGTGGATCTGGTGACGGTGCAGTTCGATGGTCCGCTTTGCGGTCGAATCGGCAACTGGGACGACCATGCCGTAAATCATGATGTCTTTGCCGGAATGAAGCATCGGACGCCGTACTATGACCACGCCGTGTGCTCCTTGATCGAAGATCTCTACGACCGCGGACTGGACCGTCGAGTCATGGTTGTTGTTTTGGGGGAGTTTGGGCGAACTCCGAAAATCAACTACGACGTCAGTACCGGCGAGGGAACCGCCAGTGCCCCGGCAGGAACCAAACAACCTGGTCGCGATCACTGGCCGCGTGCCACGTCACTGATCTTTGCCGGTGGCGGGATTGCGACCGGGCGAGTCATCGGCGCCACAGATTCTCGCGGCGAAGACGTCACCGATCGAATCGTCGGTCGAGGCGATTTTCTTGCCACAATGTACCGCCATCTGGGTATTGACCCCGAACAGGTCGCCTTCACCGATCACTCTGGTCGTCCGATTCCCATTATTCAAACGGGTGCGGCCATTCCCGAACTGGTGTCAGCACGCTAA
- a CDS encoding AAA family ATPase, translating to MADSTSPVTGLSDNDVGAIDRLRDAYGRLRKELSRVIIGQNDVIERLAICMFARGHGLLMGVPGLAKTLLVSKLAETMSLHFSRIQFTPDLMPMDITGTDILQDNAEGRREFQFVRGPVFANIVLADEINRAPPKTQAAMLEAMQEQKVTVVGKTFKLESPFFVLATQNPVEQEGTYPLPEAQLDRFMFLIELDYPSEEEEVQIARTTTGDALPELSHLLTAEQIIEHQHLVRRVPVPDHIYQYAAKLVRKTRPRGATAPEWLKPLVAWGAGPRAVQFLILGAKARAALHGSYMVRLEDIHEVAIPVLTHRVITTFAAQAEGLDAKQIVKRLIGESMEEK from the coding sequence ATGGCAGACTCGACGAGCCCGGTGACAGGCCTGAGCGATAATGATGTTGGTGCAATTGATCGTCTGCGAGACGCGTATGGTCGCCTGCGGAAAGAGCTATCCCGCGTCATCATCGGCCAGAACGATGTGATCGAACGCCTCGCCATTTGTATGTTTGCGCGTGGTCACGGGTTGCTGATGGGCGTGCCGGGTCTGGCGAAGACACTGCTGGTCAGCAAGCTGGCCGAAACGATGTCGCTGCACTTCAGCCGCATTCAATTTACGCCCGACCTGATGCCAATGGATATCACCGGAACGGACATTCTGCAGGACAATGCGGAAGGGCGACGCGAATTTCAATTTGTTCGCGGGCCGGTGTTCGCCAACATCGTGCTGGCCGACGAAATCAATCGCGCCCCACCAAAGACGCAGGCCGCGATGCTTGAGGCGATGCAGGAACAAAAGGTGACCGTCGTCGGAAAGACCTTTAAACTGGAATCGCCGTTTTTCGTACTGGCCACTCAGAACCCGGTGGAACAGGAAGGAACATATCCGCTGCCCGAAGCACAGCTCGACCGCTTCATGTTTTTGATCGAACTGGACTATCCCTCGGAAGAGGAAGAAGTCCAGATTGCACGAACGACGACGGGAGATGCGTTGCCGGAGTTGAGTCACTTGTTGACGGCCGAGCAAATCATCGAGCATCAGCATCTGGTTCGTCGTGTTCCCGTACCGGATCATATTTACCAATATGCGGCAAAGCTGGTCCGTAAGACGCGGCCCCGCGGTGCGACGGCTCCTGAATGGCTGAAGCCGCTGGTGGCTTGGGGGGCGGGCCCCCGCGCCGTCCAATTCCTGATCCTGGGTGCGAAGGCCCGGGCGGCACTCCACGGCAGCTACATGGTTCGCCTTGAAGATATCCATGAAGTCGCCATACCGGTTCTGACCCATCGTGTCATCACGACGTTCGCCGCCCAGGCCGAAGGACTTGACGCCAAGCAGATTGTCAAACGACTGATCGGTGAGTCGATGGAAGAAAAATAA
- a CDS encoding DUF58 domain-containing protein, whose product MLADRQSRSFIDTKVLSRLAGIPLFARRPMQGNVSGRHASPHRGSSVEFAEYRKYVPGDDLRRLDWRAYGRSDRFYVKEFEADTNLRCCLVVDTSGSMNFGSTGVTKIEYARRIAGTLGYLACQQGDAVGLACVSKGIVQNLPPKRNAAHLRLILDMLEQAQPKGETKLADVLHELAETIRQRALVVILSDLFIEPELLRGCFQHLRFRHHDAAVFHLLDPLELNFQFRRPMRFLDMEGGPAIFAEPNDIADRYDKALQLYLTQLKQVMLESAVDYHRVTIDENYEQVLARFLVGRAQAKGMR is encoded by the coding sequence ATGCTTGCTGATCGCCAGTCACGCAGTTTTATTGACACGAAAGTGTTGTCACGGCTGGCGGGGATTCCGTTATTCGCGCGGCGACCGATGCAGGGCAATGTCTCGGGACGCCATGCCAGTCCACATCGCGGCTCCAGCGTCGAATTCGCCGAGTACCGGAAGTATGTCCCGGGCGATGACTTGCGACGGCTGGATTGGCGCGCCTATGGGCGATCCGATCGCTTCTATGTGAAAGAATTTGAAGCCGACACGAATCTGCGGTGCTGTTTGGTTGTCGATACCAGCGGATCTATGAATTTTGGATCGACGGGGGTGACCAAAATTGAGTATGCCCGGCGGATCGCCGGAACCCTCGGATACCTCGCCTGCCAGCAGGGGGATGCCGTCGGGCTCGCATGCGTTTCGAAGGGGATCGTCCAAAACCTTCCCCCCAAACGGAATGCCGCACACTTGCGACTCATTCTGGACATGCTGGAGCAGGCGCAACCCAAGGGGGAAACCAAGCTGGCCGACGTTCTGCACGAATTGGCCGAGACCATTCGACAGCGTGCACTGGTCGTCATCCTGTCGGATCTGTTCATCGAGCCCGAGTTGCTGCGTGGCTGCTTTCAGCACCTGCGATTCCGTCATCACGATGCGGCGGTGTTCCATCTCCTCGATCCGCTCGAACTGAACTTTCAGTTCCGTCGTCCGATGCGATTTCTGGATATGGAGGGCGGCCCCGCCATCTTTGCCGAACCGAACGATATCGCCGATCGTTATGATAAGGCTTTGCAGTTGTACCTGACGCAACTGAAACAAGTGATGCTCGAATCGGCTGTCGATTATCACCGAGTGACGATCGACGAGAATTACGAACAAGTGCTCGCTCGCTTTCTCGTCGGCCGGGCCCAAGCCAAGGGGATGCGATGA
- a CDS encoding BatA domain-containing protein, with translation MSFLHPWMLWALPLIALPIIIHLINQRRFQTIQWAAMMFLLAAHRMARGYSRLRQWLIMAFRMLAVAGLLIAVARPLASGWLGLTAGGKADTTIVLLDRSPSMQQRGAGTGGSKLDTGKQQLVNTLQTLGSERWVLIESTSREPQELDSPAALMNVPNAGPASSPADLPMMLQAAHDYIRGNRAGRTEIWVCSDLRENDWTSESGRWSTLRDAFLEFPQGVRFHLLAYPQLPATNMSIRVTEVSRQATSDGAELVVSLKLTRYGSDEEKLTVPVEFDIEGARSVVSVELNGATAELKHHRIPLEKTRERGWGRVSIPADANPSDDDFYFVFDNPPPRRTIIVAEDPQVERPLQLAAAIAPEPTIRCEAEVIGVEQLQSVEWETVSLVLWQASLPDGGDAEILQNYVDRGGQAVFLPPRNPTQHELFGMRWDTWTASNDNIPIETWRGDEDLLSRTLSGAALPVGQLEIHQYCGMTGEHTPLATLRGGAPLLARVPTKQGGVYFWATTPAPRDSSMASGGVVLYAFVQRALAAGALVLGKARQLNAGDAAGESPSTWTPLAEGDQGLSTESLYHRGVYSSNDRLLAVNRPEIEDEARVLTDGRVAELFKGLNFARVDDQAGSLMSLIQEIWRVFLLTMLISLVAEAILCMPKPARLTRAAA, from the coding sequence ATGAGCTTTCTGCATCCCTGGATGCTGTGGGCGCTGCCACTGATCGCGCTGCCCATCATTATCCATCTGATCAACCAACGGCGGTTCCAGACGATTCAATGGGCGGCCATGATGTTTCTGCTCGCCGCCCATCGCATGGCGCGCGGATATTCCCGACTGCGGCAGTGGCTGATCATGGCGTTCCGCATGCTGGCCGTCGCGGGACTTCTGATTGCCGTTGCGCGACCGCTGGCGAGTGGCTGGCTGGGACTGACCGCGGGCGGCAAAGCGGATACGACAATCGTGCTGCTGGATCGATCGCCGAGTATGCAGCAGCGTGGAGCGGGAACGGGTGGTTCCAAGCTGGACACGGGCAAGCAGCAACTTGTCAACACGTTGCAGACGCTGGGCTCTGAACGCTGGGTACTGATTGAAAGTACCTCGCGCGAGCCGCAAGAATTGGACTCGCCCGCCGCGTTGATGAATGTACCGAACGCCGGCCCCGCCAGTTCACCCGCCGATCTGCCGATGATGCTTCAAGCGGCCCATGACTACATTCGTGGGAATCGCGCTGGCCGTACCGAGATTTGGGTCTGCTCTGACTTACGGGAAAACGACTGGACATCCGAAAGCGGTCGCTGGTCGACACTACGCGACGCGTTTCTCGAGTTCCCGCAAGGGGTTCGCTTTCATCTGCTGGCCTATCCCCAATTGCCCGCGACCAATATGTCGATCCGGGTGACGGAAGTCAGTCGACAAGCGACAAGCGACGGTGCTGAACTGGTCGTCTCATTGAAGTTGACCCGCTACGGCTCCGACGAAGAAAAACTCACAGTGCCGGTGGAATTCGACATCGAAGGGGCTCGTTCCGTCGTCAGCGTCGAACTGAATGGTGCGACCGCCGAACTCAAGCATCACCGGATTCCCCTTGAGAAAACCCGCGAACGAGGCTGGGGACGCGTTTCGATCCCTGCCGACGCGAATCCATCGGATGATGATTTCTACTTTGTCTTCGACAATCCACCGCCGCGAAGAACAATCATCGTCGCTGAAGATCCCCAGGTTGAACGGCCGCTGCAACTCGCGGCGGCGATCGCCCCGGAACCGACGATCCGCTGTGAAGCGGAAGTGATTGGTGTGGAACAACTGCAGTCCGTCGAATGGGAAACCGTGTCGCTCGTGCTGTGGCAGGCGTCACTTCCAGACGGCGGCGACGCAGAAATCCTGCAGAATTATGTCGATCGGGGGGGGCAGGCTGTGTTTCTGCCACCACGAAATCCGACTCAGCATGAACTGTTCGGCATGCGTTGGGACACCTGGACCGCATCGAATGACAATATTCCCATCGAGACCTGGCGCGGAGACGAAGATCTGCTCAGCCGGACACTCAGCGGTGCCGCGCTGCCGGTCGGCCAACTGGAGATTCATCAGTACTGCGGAATGACGGGCGAACACACACCGCTCGCAACCCTCAGGGGTGGAGCTCCACTATTGGCACGCGTCCCGACGAAGCAGGGCGGGGTCTACTTCTGGGCCACAACGCCGGCGCCGCGCGATTCGTCAATGGCGAGCGGTGGTGTAGTTCTGTATGCCTTCGTGCAAAGGGCGCTCGCAGCGGGCGCACTCGTGCTGGGAAAGGCACGGCAACTCAATGCGGGCGACGCAGCAGGAGAATCCCCTTCAACCTGGACGCCGCTGGCCGAGGGCGATCAAGGGCTTTCCACCGAATCGCTGTATCATCGCGGCGTGTACAGCTCCAACGATCGACTGCTAGCAGTCAATCGGCCGGAAATCGAAGACGAAGCCCGCGTCCTGACGGATGGTCGCGTGGCAGAACTCTTTAAAGGCCTGAACTTTGCGCGTGTCGATGATCAGGCAGGCAGCCTGATGTCGCTCATTCAAGAAATTTGGCGGGTCTTTTTGCTGACAATGTTAATCTCACTGGTTGCCGAAGCGATCCTGTGCATGCCAAAACCGGCTCGCCTTACGAGGGCCGCCGCATGA
- a CDS encoding membrane protein — MNTVRSLTFIWAPWVIVASVLVVAVTAGLCFLAWKRTGFRRSIGILELLRFSIVCLVAVLFNQPEWVEEFRPEEKPTIAVLWDHSASMETRDVTNTEPPSTTVTTRREAIQQLTQPEFWSSLQQKQSVVIQSFGGADPNSASAAIHGTNLNEPLAEAPRQFKNLRAIVMASDGDWNEGEPPVQAASALRLKGIPVFTIPVGSSSRLPDVELLSLDSPTFGITGKSIRIPFTIDSTLPREHVTTVVLKTSDGDEVTKEIRIAPMGRTSEWLIWKPKTTGDYTLSLEIPKQPDELVPDNNKLSTPIAIREEKLRVLVVESLPRWEYRYLRNALSRDPGVEVSCLLFHPGLSKAGGGNKDYIKQFPKGLDELSKFDVVFLGDVGMEDGQLSAEDCRLLKGLVEHQASGLVFMPGWQGKQASLVESEVGDLCPVVFDHSQPGGWGSRTASHFELTELGRRSLLTKLADTQDDNIEVWEGLPGFQWYAPALRAKAGCEVLAVHKDVSNEFGRLPLLATRTFGAGKVLFMGTDGAWRWRKGVEDKYHYRFWGQVVRWMAYQRNMAKGETMRLYYSPEQPQVRQTIALSANVMEKSGEPLPKGDVTARIVAPSGKAETVRFSSSGDEWGAFASRFTAEEPGKHEVTLTCKQTGAVLDATFFVQGSAIERIGRAARPEVLEEIARVSQGQTMTLDRLEQVLKTLAALPEPPPSVRRVQLWCHPFVASVLVLLLGAFWIGRKVVGLI, encoded by the coding sequence ATGAACACTGTTCGCTCACTCACATTTATCTGGGCACCATGGGTGATTGTGGCGTCCGTCCTGGTCGTCGCAGTCACGGCGGGACTTTGTTTCCTCGCGTGGAAACGCACCGGATTCCGACGTTCAATCGGAATTTTGGAACTTTTGCGATTCTCGATCGTCTGTCTCGTCGCGGTACTGTTCAATCAGCCGGAATGGGTCGAAGAATTCCGTCCTGAAGAAAAGCCGACGATTGCCGTGCTCTGGGACCATTCGGCCAGCATGGAGACACGCGACGTGACCAATACGGAACCACCTTCGACGACGGTGACCACGCGCCGCGAAGCGATCCAGCAACTGACGCAACCCGAGTTCTGGAGCTCGTTGCAACAGAAACAAAGCGTCGTGATCCAGTCGTTCGGTGGCGCCGACCCCAATTCGGCGAGTGCGGCGATTCATGGTACGAATTTGAACGAACCACTCGCCGAAGCGCCGCGACAATTCAAGAATCTGCGGGCGATTGTGATGGCGTCAGACGGTGACTGGAACGAAGGGGAACCACCCGTCCAGGCGGCATCGGCGCTGCGTCTGAAAGGCATCCCGGTCTTTACGATTCCCGTCGGCAGCTCATCCCGCTTGCCAGACGTCGAGCTCTTGAGTCTCGACTCGCCGACCTTTGGCATCACCGGAAAGTCGATTCGTATCCCATTCACCATCGACAGCACACTACCGCGTGAGCATGTCACGACGGTCGTCTTGAAAACATCCGATGGAGACGAAGTCACCAAAGAAATTCGCATCGCCCCGATGGGCCGCACCAGTGAATGGCTGATCTGGAAGCCGAAGACCACCGGCGATTACACCCTGTCGCTCGAAATCCCGAAACAGCCCGATGAACTGGTTCCCGACAACAACAAACTGTCGACGCCAATCGCGATTCGCGAAGAGAAATTGCGCGTCCTCGTCGTCGAATCGTTGCCACGATGGGAATATCGATATCTGCGAAATGCGCTTTCGCGCGATCCGGGTGTCGAAGTTTCGTGCCTGTTGTTTCATCCCGGGTTGAGTAAAGCGGGGGGCGGCAACAAAGATTACATCAAGCAATTCCCGAAAGGTCTCGACGAACTTTCCAAGTTCGACGTCGTCTTTCTGGGGGATGTGGGCATGGAAGATGGACAGCTCTCGGCCGAGGATTGCCGCTTGCTGAAGGGATTGGTCGAACACCAGGCAAGCGGCCTGGTGTTCATGCCCGGTTGGCAGGGAAAACAGGCATCACTCGTGGAGAGCGAAGTGGGAGATCTGTGTCCGGTTGTCTTCGATCATTCGCAACCCGGCGGCTGGGGTTCACGCACCGCCAGTCACTTCGAACTGACCGAACTGGGTCGACGCAGTCTGCTGACGAAACTGGCCGATACCCAAGATGACAACATCGAAGTCTGGGAAGGATTACCCGGTTTCCAATGGTATGCCCCCGCACTGCGTGCCAAAGCCGGCTGCGAAGTTCTGGCGGTCCATAAAGACGTCTCCAACGAGTTCGGCCGGTTACCGCTATTGGCCACACGCACGTTCGGGGCCGGCAAGGTTCTCTTTATGGGAACCGACGGTGCCTGGCGCTGGCGAAAAGGGGTCGAAGACAAATACCACTATCGCTTTTGGGGACAGGTGGTACGCTGGATGGCCTATCAGCGGAACATGGCCAAGGGCGAGACAATGCGATTGTATTACTCACCTGAACAGCCTCAGGTTCGTCAAACGATCGCCCTGAGTGCCAATGTGATGGAAAAAAGCGGCGAACCATTGCCGAAAGGTGATGTCACCGCCCGCATCGTCGCTCCGTCAGGTAAGGCCGAAACCGTTCGCTTTTCGTCCTCAGGCGACGAGTGGGGGGCGTTCGCTTCACGCTTCACGGCAGAAGAGCCTGGTAAGCATGAAGTCACGCTCACGTGTAAACAAACGGGTGCCGTTCTGGATGCCACGTTCTTTGTGCAGGGATCGGCCATCGAACGAATCGGACGTGCCGCGCGACCGGAAGTTCTGGAAGAGATCGCTCGAGTCTCGCAAGGCCAGACGATGACGCTTGATCGGCTAGAGCAGGTACTCAAAACACTGGCGGCGTTGCCGGAGCCACCGCCGTCCGTTCGTCGAGTTCAGTTGTGGTGTCATCCGTTCGTCGCCTCGGTGCTGGTGTTGCTGCTGGGGGCGTTCTGGATTGGTCGAAAAGTTGTCGGATTGATTTAG